The genomic segment GGCGGGGCCTCGTTCCGGACAACCCGTCGATGGGCATGCAAATCCCGTCGGTGCACGATCCCGCGATGGCGCCACCCGGCAAGCACGCGGCCAGCGTATATGCCTACGCCTTTCCGGTCGAAGTCGACCGCGACCAGCACGGCCACCTGAAAAACGCTATGGCACAGCGTGTTATCGACAAGATCACCAAATTCGCGCCGAACTTCAAAGACATCGTGATCCGTCATATCACATTCGCGCCGTATCACATGAACACCATGTTCGGCGCCCCCGCCGGGGACTTCTGTCACGGTCTGTTGCACCCGGATTTGATGGGACCAAACCGTCCCGGCCCGAAGGGCTTCCTGGACATGCCGATTCCGATCGATGGTCTATACCTGGGCGGCGCGGGATGCCATGGCGGCCCGGGTATTACGTTCACTCCCGGCTACAACGCGGCCTATCAGATCCTGGACGACCGGTAGCCGATCAGCCGCCGAACGTTCCGGTCAGCTGCGCCTGGGCGGTCGCGGCGTCGGCGATGGTCTGCGCGGCTCGCGCACCGGCGAGTCCGCCGGGGAGCTGGTAGTCGTTGGGAAGCTGGTAGAGCGTGAAGCGGTAGTGATGGGTGCCGGTGCCCGCGGGCGGACAGGGTCCCTTATACGCGGACTGGCCCGCCGTGTTCGGCAGCGTGCTCCCGCCGCCGGGCGTCTGACCGTCCGAGGTGCTGCCGGATCCCAGCGGTATCCCGGTCACGATCCAGTGGATGTACACCCCGTTGACCGCGTCCGGATCGTCGACGACGAGTGCCGCCCCCAGCGGCGCCGACCACGTCAACGGCGGCGCGACGTCAGCGCCTTTGCAGGTGTATTGCGCAGGTATGGGCGCGCCGTTTGCGAAGGCCGGACTGCTGATCGTCAACGGCGCACCCGGCGCCGCGTTCGCCGCGCCGATGCCTCCGTGGCCGGCGGCCACAAACAGCAATGCCAGTCCGCCGATGGCCACGCCGATTCGCCGAGCAACGCTGCACCCCATACCGACCAGTGTCGCCAACTGTGGTCCGAGAAGATAGCCGTCTAGCCGCCCTTTTTGACTTCGAGCACTCGCTCGCGAAGCCCCTTGGTCGCGGTGTCCATCAGACCCTTGGTTCCCTTCCTGATCAGAAACCCGGGCACCGGCACCGTGAGATCCACGGTCAAGTCGAAGCGGACCCGGGTGGAATCGCCGTCGGGGGTGAGCGTGTACCGGGCGTCCTGTGCCCGTTGCTGTTTGGCTCTCACCAGCGTCCAGCTCACGCCGTTGTCGTGCACGGTGTAGGCGAGCTCCTGTTCTTCGCTGATTCCCACGATCTTGACGACCTGCCGGGAGCGGATCGGATGTCCCTGGTCATCGCGCTCCAAGACTTCGACGTTTTGATGAGCCGATGACCACTCGGGCAAGGATTCGATATCGAAGAGCACGTCCATGATCTCGTCGGGAGTCGCCTCGATAACGAGTTCGCGTGAATCGGAGACAGCCATCCTCGGAAGATAACCCAGTGCCGCAGCTGCCCAAACGGGTCGACCTACGGCACCAGAACCACCTTCCCGATATTTTCGCGCGCCGCCAGGATCCGGTGCGCGGTGGGCGCTTCGTCGAACGGGACGGCCGCATGCACGATCGGCGCGATGGTGCCGTCGTGCAGTGCCTGGTTCAACGGAGTGATCCACGGCTCCAGCGTGCCGCGGTCGTCCCACAGCCGCAGCATGTTCAGGCCGATCACCGTCTTCGACTCGGAGAGCTGGTCCAACAGATTGAATCCGCGCAGCATCGACAACACCTGCGGGGCCGCCCGGCGCAGCGAGCGCTTCTCACCCTCTTGCAGCGACGAAACGCCGTAGCCGACAAGCCTTCCGCCGGGTCGCAGCAATCGGTACGACCGCCGCAGCGACGTGCCGCCAAGGGCGTCGAGGATGAGGTCGTACGGGCCGACGTCCTTCCACCAGTTGTCACGGCGGTAGTCGATTGCCCGGTCCACGCCGAGCTCGGCGAGCTTGCCGTGTTTGGCCGGCGATGCGGTGCCATGCACTTGCGCCCCGGCGGCCTTCGCGAACTGGACGGCCGCCGTCCCGACACCTCCGGCCGCGGCGTGAATCAACACCCGCTCACCGCGGCGCAGCGAGCCGTAGCCGTGCAAAGCCGCCCACGCGGTTGCGTAGTTGACCGGGACCGCCGCTCCTTGTTCGAAGCTCATCGCGTCGGGCAGTGCCACGGAATCGCTCGCGGCCACGTTGACGGTTTCGGCGTAGCCCCCGAATCGCGTTCCCGCCAAAACCCGTTCGCCGACACGGCCCGGGTCGACGCCCTCGCCGACGGCCGCGACGACGCCGGCGACTTCGTAACCGACGACTGCCGGAAGTCTTGGAGCATCGGGATACAGCCCGACGCGGGCGAGGTGATCGGCGAAGTTCACTCCCGCGGCCCGGACCGCGACCTGCAACTGTCCCCGCCCCGGCGGGGGTGGGTCCGGGCGCTGCTGGACCTGCAAGACCGACGGGTCTCCATGCCTGGTGATCACGACTGCGCGCATTGCGATTCTCCGCTACGCCCGTGCTGCCGACTCGGCGAGGCGGGGGAGGATGACGTCGCGCCACCCTGGGCCCATCCGGTCGAAACCCCGGGCCATCCTCGTGTCGTCCAGGTCAAAGCCACTGTGCTCTAAGAACACTCGGGTGCCGGTGCCCTCGGCTTCCAGGCGCCAGGTGAGCGTCCACGCCGAGGTGAAGGTGTAGACGAAACGGTGCGGCGGGTCGACCTCTAGCACCTTGCAGGGCTGCTTGCCGTAGCCGGGCAGGTCGAGGACGAATTGGTGGCCGACCACCGCGGCGACTTGCCCGTCGGCCCACCAAAGCCGCATCAGCTCGGGCTCGGTGAGCAGTCGCCAAACCTGCTCCGGCGGTGCGGCAACGAATTGATCGACGGTGATCGTCGCAGGTGTTGACGTCTGGGTCATTCCAGCTCCTCTGCTGCGTCGGCCAGCGCGGCCAGCCGTCCGCGCCAGAACTTCTCGAAGGGGTGCAGCCACTCGCCGAGCTCGGCGAGTGGCTCCGGGGTGAGGCGGTAGATCCGGCGGCGGCCTTGCGGCTCATCGGCGACCAGGCCGGCGTCGCGCAGCACCTTGAGGTGCTCGGCGACCGCGGGGCGGCTGAGTTCGAAACACTCGCTGAGTTCCCCCGCGGAAAGTTGCTGCCCCGTCAAAATCTCCAACAGCTCGCGTCGCACCGGATTCGCCAGGGCGAGAAAAACGCGATCCGAAGTCCCCACGCCCGGCACTATATGTCGGAAATTCCCGACACGTCAATCGCCTGCGTCATCCGCCCGCTAGGTTGCTGGTTATGCGATTCAGCTGGGAACGACTGACCACCAGCGTGCACCGCTGCCGGCTTCCGTTCTGCGACGTCACCGTGGGCTTGGTGCGCGGACGCGCCGGCGCATTACTCATCGACAGCGGCACCACGATGACCGAGGCGGCCGCGATCGACGAGGACGTCCGGCAGCTGACCGGAGGCCCGGTCACGCATATTGTGTTGACGCACAAGCATTTCGACCATGTACTGGGTTCTTCGTATTTCACCGACGCCGAGATTTACTCCGCACCGGAGGTTGTCGATTACCTGTCGTCGGCCCACGACCAGATTCGAGCCCACGCCCTGAGATATGGTGCGGACGCCGCCGAGATCGACCGGGCACTTGCGGCGCTGCGGCCGCCGCAGCACGGCCTGTACGACGCCGTCGTCGACCTCGGCGACCGCGACGTGAGAATCACCCACCCGGGGCGCGGCCACACCACGTCGGACTTGGTCGTGGTGGTGCCCGGATTGGACGAGCACGATCACCGCGTGGTGATGTTCACCGGTGACCTCGTCGAAGAGTCCGCTGACCCGTTCATCGATGCCGACTCCGACGTGGCGGCCTGGCCGGCGACGCTCGATCGGGTGCGGGCGATCGGTGGACGAGAAACGATCTACGTCCCGGGCCACGGGAAGATCGTCGACACGGAGTTCATCCGCCGCCAACGAGCCTGGCTACAACAACGTTCGGGCTAGGCGTTCGCGGCCGTGCACGCGGCGATGAGTGCGCCCGGATCGGTCACGCTGAGCACCAACGAGCGCAGCTCCACCGATCTCAGCGGGACTTTCGCCCGCACCGGCGGCTCTATCGTCAGTGCCACCAGCCCTTTGCCCGAACCGTTTACCAGCCAGCGACCATTCGAGTAGTGCACCCCCGCGGTGAACGTGCGCTCGTCGGAGGCTTCGGCGCGGGTGATCGACGCGATCGGGATATGGGCGTCGAACGCCCATCCCATCTTCACGTGAAGAGTCCCGTCAACAACGCGCACCTCGCTGGTGTTGGGCCCGAGTCCCAGCGGGGTGGACAACAGCACGTACCAACGCTCGTAGCGCAATTCCGTCTGCACCGGACCGACCCTACTCGAAGTTTGCTGGCTAGGCCGGGTTTTCTTTTCATCTAACCGTCTATGCAGTTTGCTGGTCCGGGTGCCGAACAGGCCTCCGCGGAACCGTCACGGCGAATGCTTTACGAAAAGTATTGCACCGCAATCTCTTAGATGTTCCACACTGACGGCGACGCGCCGCGCAGCCATTCGGAGTACGCCGTGTGGCAACAGTTTTGGCCCGGCTCGGCAAGCGGCGAATTACCCATGATTGAAATCACAGGTCCAGGGCTAGACTCACGTTCAGCGGACTCGCGCTGGAAGGGGAGCGTAAAGCCATGGCCATCATCGACGCGGACACCGAGGTCCCCGCACCATTCGACGAAGACGTCGCCGCCACACAGCGATACTTCGACGACCCACGCTTTGCCGGCAAGACCCGCCTCTATACGGCCCGCCAGGTAGCAGAGCAACGCGGCACGATACCGACCGACTACACCGTGGCCCGGGAAGCCGCCGCGGCCTTCTATCCCCGCCTGCGCGAGCTTTTCGCGGCAAAAAAGAGCATCACGACCTTCGGCCCGTACTCACCCGGGCAGGCCGTGAGTATGAAGCGAATGGGCATCGAGGGGATCTACCTCGGCGGCTGGGCAACCTCGGCCAAGGGGTCCACCACCGAAGACCCGGGGCCCGACCTGGCGAGCTACCCACTGAGCCAGGTGCCCGAGGATGCCGCGGTGCTGGTGCGCGCGCTGCTGACCGCCGACCGAAACCAGCAGTACCAGCGGCTGCACATGAGCGAGCAGCAGCGCGCGGCGGCCAAGGAGTACGACTTCCGGCCGTTCATCATCGCCGACGCCGACACCGGCCACGGCGGTGACCCGCACGTGCGCAACCTGATCCGCCGCTTCGTCGAAGTCGGCGTGCCCGGCTACCACATCGAAGACCAACGTCCGGGCACCAAGAAGTGCGGTCACCAGGGCGGCAAGGTTTTGGTGCCGTCCGACGAACAGATCAAGCGCCTCAATGCCGCCCGCTTCCAGCTCGACGTCATGCGGGTACCAGGCATCATCGTCGCGCGCACCGACGCCGAGGCGGCGAACCTGATCGACAGCAACTCCGACGAGCGCGACCAAGCGTTCCTGCTCGGCGCAACCAACTTGGACATTCCGTCCTACAAGGCCTGTTTCCTGGCGCTGATGCGGCGCTTCTACGAGCTGGGCGTCAAGGAGCTCAACGGTCATCTTCTCTATGCGCTCGCCGATGGCGAGTACGGCATCGCCAACGCCTGGCTCGAGCGCCAAGGCATTCTGGGCCTGGTCTCCGATGCGGTCACGCAGTGGCGGCAGGACGGTCAACACTCGATCGACGACCTCTTCGACCAGGTCGAATCGCGGTTCGTCGCCGCATGGGAGGACGACGCCGGGCTGATGACCTACGCCGATGCGGTGGCGGAAGTGCTGGCATTCGGCGAAAGCGAACACGACGAACCGGCGACCATGAGTCCCGACGACTGGCGCAAGTTCGCCGCCCGGACGTCGCATTACGCGGCTCGCGAGAAGGCCCGCGAGCTGGGCGCCGCGCCGGACTGGAGCCCCGAGCTGGCCAGGACGCCCGAGGGCTACTACCAGGTGCGCGGCGGCATTCCATACGCGATCGCCAAATCGCTCGCGGCGGCGCCGTTCGCCGACATCCTCTGGATGGAGACCAAGACCGCAGACCTGGCCGACGCCAAGCAGTTCGCCGACGCGATTCACGCCGAGTTCCCCGACCAGATGCTGGCGTACAACCTCTCGCCGTCGTTCAACTGGGACACCACCGGCATGACCGACGAAGAGATGAAGCAGTTCCCGGCGGAGCTGGGCAAGATGGGCTTCGTCTTCAACTTCATCACCTATGGCGGGCACCAGATCGACGGCGTCGCCGCCGAGGAGTTCGCTACCAACCTGCGCCAGGACGGCATGCTGGCGCTGGCCCGGCTGCAGCGCAAGATGCGCCTGGTCGAGTCGCCCTACCGCACGCCGCAGACGCTGGTCGGTGGTCCGCGCAGCGACGCCGCGCTGGCCGCGTCGTCGGGCCGCACCGCGACCACCAAGGCGATGGGCAAGGGCTCGACCCAGCACCAGCATCTGGTGCAGACGGAGGTGCCTAAGAAGCTGCTGGAGGAGTGGCTGGCGCTGTGGAGCGAGCACTACCAGCTGGGCGAGAAACTTCGGGTCACGCTGCGGCCCCGCCGCGCCGGCTCGGACGTGCTGGAGCTCGGGATCAAAGGCGAGGGCTCGGACCCGCAGGAGCAGCTGGCCAACGTCGTCGTCGACCCGATCAAGGACCGGCACGGCCGCAGCATCCTGCAGGTGCGCGACCAGAACACCTTCAGCGAGAAGCTGCGCCAGAAGCGGCTGATGACGCTGATCCACCTTTGGCTGGTACATCGCTTCAAGGCCGATGCGGTCTACTACGTGACGCCGACCGAGGACAACCTGTATCAGACCGAGAAGATGAAGTCCCATGGGATCTTCAGCCACGTCTACCCCGAGGTGGGCGAGATCATCGTCGCCGAGGTGAACAAGCCGCGCATCGCCGAGCTGCTCAAGCCGGATCGGGTGGCGCTACGCAAGCTGATCACCAAGGAAGACTAGTCGTCACAGCCAATCGGTCCGCGAAACTACTTGGCGGGCTTGATATTTCGTGATGCCGCGGGTTCGGCCCGCCACGATTTCGTGTTCGGACGACGGCGTCATTGTGCCGTCGCACACCGGACGCGTTGCGTGATACCCGCCAAACGTGAAAGTGATCACACTGGCTATTTTCGCTTCCTGCAACAGTTGCATAGGTGTACATTAGCTATTGAACAGGCGTGCAGCAGATCAACCAGACCGGCGAAAGGACACTTCGATGAAGT from the Mycobacterium lentiflavum genome contains:
- a CDS encoding YbhB/YbcL family Raf kinase inhibitor-like protein, with translation MGCSVARRIGVAIGGLALLFVAAGHGGIGAANAAPGAPLTISSPAFANGAPIPAQYTCKGADVAPPLTWSAPLGAALVVDDPDAVNGVYIHWIVTGIPLGSGSTSDGQTPGGGSTLPNTAGQSAYKGPCPPAGTGTHHYRFTLYQLPNDYQLPGGLAGARAAQTIADAATAQAQLTGTFGG
- a CDS encoding SRPBCC family protein gives rise to the protein MAVSDSRELVIEATPDEIMDVLFDIESLPEWSSAHQNVEVLERDDQGHPIRSRQVVKIVGISEEQELAYTVHDNGVSWTLVRAKQQRAQDARYTLTPDGDSTRVRFDLTVDLTVPVPGFLIRKGTKGLMDTATKGLRERVLEVKKGG
- a CDS encoding zinc-binding dehydrogenase, with translation MRAVVITRHGDPSVLQVQQRPDPPPPGRGQLQVAVRAAGVNFADHLARVGLYPDAPRLPAVVGYEVAGVVAAVGEGVDPGRVGERVLAGTRFGGYAETVNVAASDSVALPDAMSFEQGAAVPVNYATAWAALHGYGSLRRGERVLIHAAAGGVGTAAVQFAKAAGAQVHGTASPAKHGKLAELGVDRAIDYRRDNWWKDVGPYDLILDALGGTSLRRSYRLLRPGGRLVGYGVSSLQEGEKRSLRRAAPQVLSMLRGFNLLDQLSESKTVIGLNMLRLWDDRGTLEPWITPLNQALHDGTIAPIVHAAVPFDEAPTAHRILAARENIGKVVLVP
- a CDS encoding SRPBCC family protein gives rise to the protein MTQTSTPATITVDQFVAAPPEQVWRLLTEPELMRLWWADGQVAAVVGHQFVLDLPGYGKQPCKVLEVDPPHRFVYTFTSAWTLTWRLEAEGTGTRVFLEHSGFDLDDTRMARGFDRMGPGWRDVILPRLAESAARA
- a CDS encoding ArsR/SmtB family transcription factor, giving the protein MVPGVGTSDRVFLALANPVRRELLEILTGQQLSAGELSECFELSRPAVAEHLKVLRDAGLVADEPQGRRRIYRLTPEPLAELGEWLHPFEKFWRGRLAALADAAEELE
- a CDS encoding MBL fold metallo-hydrolase; translation: MRFSWERLTTSVHRCRLPFCDVTVGLVRGRAGALLIDSGTTMTEAAAIDEDVRQLTGGPVTHIVLTHKHFDHVLGSSYFTDAEIYSAPEVVDYLSSAHDQIRAHALRYGADAAEIDRALAALRPPQHGLYDAVVDLGDRDVRITHPGRGHTTSDLVVVVPGLDEHDHRVVMFTGDLVEESADPFIDADSDVAAWPATLDRVRAIGGRETIYVPGHGKIVDTEFIRRQRAWLQQRSG
- the aceA gene encoding isocitrate lyase ICL2 gives rise to the protein MAIIDADTEVPAPFDEDVAATQRYFDDPRFAGKTRLYTARQVAEQRGTIPTDYTVAREAAAAFYPRLRELFAAKKSITTFGPYSPGQAVSMKRMGIEGIYLGGWATSAKGSTTEDPGPDLASYPLSQVPEDAAVLVRALLTADRNQQYQRLHMSEQQRAAAKEYDFRPFIIADADTGHGGDPHVRNLIRRFVEVGVPGYHIEDQRPGTKKCGHQGGKVLVPSDEQIKRLNAARFQLDVMRVPGIIVARTDAEAANLIDSNSDERDQAFLLGATNLDIPSYKACFLALMRRFYELGVKELNGHLLYALADGEYGIANAWLERQGILGLVSDAVTQWRQDGQHSIDDLFDQVESRFVAAWEDDAGLMTYADAVAEVLAFGESEHDEPATMSPDDWRKFAARTSHYAAREKARELGAAPDWSPELARTPEGYYQVRGGIPYAIAKSLAAAPFADILWMETKTADLADAKQFADAIHAEFPDQMLAYNLSPSFNWDTTGMTDEEMKQFPAELGKMGFVFNFITYGGHQIDGVAAEEFATNLRQDGMLALARLQRKMRLVESPYRTPQTLVGGPRSDAALAASSGRTATTKAMGKGSTQHQHLVQTEVPKKLLEEWLALWSEHYQLGEKLRVTLRPRRAGSDVLELGIKGEGSDPQEQLANVVVDPIKDRHGRSILQVRDQNTFSEKLRQKRLMTLIHLWLVHRFKADAVYYVTPTEDNLYQTEKMKSHGIFSHVYPEVGEIIVAEVNKPRIAELLKPDRVALRKLITKED